One window of Silurus meridionalis isolate SWU-2019-XX chromosome 9, ASM1480568v1, whole genome shotgun sequence genomic DNA carries:
- the b3gnt5a gene encoding lactosylceramide 1,3-N-acetyl-beta-D-glucosaminyltransferase A: MMMNFRRLRKYQFLQLISMCCVVSTLMLYWEQVDYHVVSHMKSYSYRYFINSYDFINKSFGVSLEQARNFGRFPYLIDHKGMCRGQEVLLLLFVKTSPENFLRRQAIRSTWGNQTYIKTELGVNVKVVYVMGVHPNRHKRDVIQKQLEAEDQVHKDMVQQDFLDTFHNLTVKLLLQFRWAHNNCPHARFLMSADDDIFVHMPNLVRSLQELSAQGVVDLWVGHVHRGSPPIRCKESKYYVPFQMYQWSSYPDYTAGAGYVVSRDVAAKIYQATLFLNASIHIDDVFMGICAVSVGVSPQEHVYFSGEGKAPYHPCIYEKMITSHGHEHDVTSLWKVATAPEVNGISSGFFGKLYCTAVKIRLLCMPHFTNTYACKAAFS; the protein is encoded by the coding sequence ATGATGATGAATTTCAGGAGATTGCGAAAATATCAGTTCTTGCAGCTAATTTCGATGTGCTGCGTCGTCTCGACGCTCATGCTGTACTGGGAGCAGGTGGATTATCACGTTGTGAGCCATATGAAATCCTACTCCTACCGCTACTTCATCAATAGCTATGATTTTATCAACAAGTCCTTCGGCGTGAGCCTTGAACAGGCTAGGAACTTTGGTAGGTTTCCGTACCTCATAGACCACAAGGGCATGTGCAGAGGGCAGGAGGTGCTGCTCCTTCTTTTCGTTAAAACATCTCCTGAGAACTTTCTGAGAAGGCAGGCGATTCGCTCCACATGGGGGAACCAGACTTACATCAAGACGGAGTTGGGTGTCAATGTGAAGGTGGTATACGTTATGGGGGTCCACCCAAACAGACACAAACGAGATGTTATTCAGAAACAGCTTGAGGCCGAGGACCAGGTACACAAAGACATGGTGCAGCAGGATTTTCTTGACACGTTCCACAACCTGACTGTGAAACTACTGCTGCAATTCCGTTGGGCGCATAACAACTGTCCCCACGCTCGCTTTTTAATGTCTGCCGACGATGACATCTTTGTCCACATGCCCAACCTTGTCCGCTCTCTCCAGGAGCTCAGCGCTCAAGGTGTTGTGGATCTCTGGGTGGGACACGTACACCGCGGTTCCCCTCCAATTCGATGCAAGGAAAGCAAATACTACGTGCCCTTCCAGATGTACCAATGGTCCTCCTACCCAGACTACACGGCAGGGGCAGGTTACGTAGTTTCCAGGGACGTAGCTGCCAAAATTTACCAGGCCACTTTGTTCCTTAACGCCTCTATCCACATCGATGATGTTTTCATGGGAATCTGCGCAGTCAGCGTTGGGGTCTCACCCCAGGAACATGTTTACTTCTCAGGTGAGGGGAAAGCCCCCTATCACCCATGCATTTACGAAAAGATGATCACATCTCACGGACACGAGCATGATGTCACCTCTCTCTGGAAGGTTGCCACTGCGCCAGAAGTAAACGGAATCTCTTCGGGTTTCTTCGGGAAGTTATACTGCACAGCTGTGAAAATCAGGCTGCTCTGTATGCCTCACTTTACAAACACCTATGCCTGCAAAGCAGCCTTTTCTTGA